From the Glycine max cultivar Williams 82 chromosome 11, Glycine_max_v4.0, whole genome shotgun sequence genome, the window CAACTCTCTAAAccaattaaagacaaaaaataataaaaacaaattacagACAGACCGAAGTAAAAGCAATACCTAAAATAGTAGTCAACCTGGTTGACTATCTTATTGTGCAACTGAGGATCTGGGCCTGTAAAGAACAGGGAATGATGTGGCATAGGAGGCACAAAAGGAACACCTCTTAGTGAATCCGGGGGTGGAGGTGGAGCTGCAACAAATACCAGCTGAGGTGCTAGTTCTGGAAATGAATACAGTCATCAGAGCATATTCATATATTGAAAGAAATCATCATGAGAAAACACCATACCATGGAAACCAATGGGACTACCAAATGGCCGCATTGGTGATGGATGAAAAAACTGAGCAGAATTAGGAGGTGGAGGCGGCCGTATAAATCTTGGAACAACTCTTGGTGGCACATGTGTATCTCTACTACCAAAAGTTCTATTATTATTCCAGTCCTGATCATGCCTGTTCCCATAGTTATGATGGTGAGAACCATCTCCACGCTGGTGTTGACCGCCATTACGATTTCTAAACGAATTACGCTGCTGTGGATGATCATGAGACGCAAACCCACTTCTTTGTGTGTGGTCCTTTGGAGAGGAGTTTCGGGACCCAGTTGCAGCTATCGAAACCTGGGACGCAGAGTGTTGCATGTGGCCACCATTAGAAGATGCATTAGAACTGTGATGCTTTGTTGATTTCTGCCGAGCCGGCACCACACTGTTGGTGCTTGCATTATCACTGACTTCCCTCTGTgaaggggaagaagaagacatacTTCCCAAACCCTACAATCAGAACACTTAAAACAATACCAATGTCTATGCATATTGACACAACCAATAGAAACAAAACATATACGCCAGAAAACTAAACTATCATATATTTCACAATCCATCCCATTCAGTTCCTAATTCACAGCAGCTTGATCCAATACCGGTATCCACATACCACATGAGGTACATACATGCATTTTACAAATTATGCTAGAAATGGAAACTAGAACACTCCTTATCAGTAATTCAGTATGCCAGTATAACGAACAAGTAAGGCTTACTTGCGCACATTATATAGTCAAGCCACTTATCACCATTGAGTACACATGAATAATCAATTCAACGACGCAATAAAGATAACTGGCTGCAACTAGTTGAAACACTAAAATTGCAGGAActactaattattaatttaattactaacTGAAACAATAGAGTAATGGCGAGAGAACCAAACCTGCGATTGTGGCACAGAAGATCCATCCAACAGACCCTTCAAGGATTCCGATTTCGTAGCAGCTCTCGTGGACTCCGACGGCAAGGGCCACGAGTTCGCGTCCATCTCCGGCCTCACCTCCGaagccgccgccgccgccgcgccattaggagaaggtttgttccaGACAGGCCTCTTGGCAGCGCCGCCATTGTCTGAGCTCTCAGTCGCGGAGGAGCTAAAATCTTCCACCGGCGCGGCGGCAGAGGGGAAATCCTCCGTCGAGGAAGACGGAACCGCCGCAACGGGCTCCGATTCGCCGCAGACGACCTGGTTCCACGGCGAAGAAGCAGGGAGGCGCGTGGCGCGACGCGATTGGTGGTTATCGGAGGAATGGCGAGGGGAATGGTTACCGGTCATGGCCATGTAAAATGTTTAGGGTTAAATGACTCAGTCGACGAAATGATCGACGTCAGAAAGAGGATTCGATTCGCAGAGAGTGATTTTTACGATTCGGATGAAGGTCCAAAACGAAATGTAGTAGATTAGGGTTCCAAAATTTGTGCGATCTGATCGCAGAGAAGAAGAACCTTGGTTCGTTTGTGTGTACGTGCGTGCGTGGGAGAAAAGAATGAATGCGTTTTCAGACGAAGGATTATTGTGCAATGCTTCGGATGCCAGGTTTTCTTTTTCCGCGCGCGCGAAATTACCCGAATGTCCCCGCGTTATTTCCATTCTCTTTCCGTTATGACTTTCACTGTTGGCGTCATTACGCAGTTACTGTGACTGCCGTTAAATTTCCTTCCCATGTTGGCTCGTACACCATTAtggtgtaattattttttttaaaatagcataatggaaatttttttttaaaattatgaaaatggaTAAATCATACTTTGAGATGCGATTTGACTTTGAAGAATtcaaaatacaattttgtttttcagaaAACTTTTACACTAAAATTGTATATTATCATAcgatttcaattttcatttttttattattttgaaattgtatatcaattttaacatgtttttagttattttttaaattgtgtatttCAACATGATTTCTTTGATAAACTTTGTGTTAAGTAGGTAAcacttgtttttcattttttcataagTTTTGGATAGCTAATATAAAATActgagatttttttataaaaataagaaaaacatatacatatttcatatattaaaaaaattgtttgtggGATGACGTCCCACGTGTAGGTTGCCGCATATAGCATCatggtctttttctttttctttttgttgaattggTTTCGCTTGTTGTTGTCTTAGTTTACGACCATATTGAGTTGGTTATGCTTTCCTTGTTATAGTATCATCATTGTCATTATGGGTCCCAATATTATCACCATCATTGTTGTTATTATCTTCATCACCATTACGATCACACAAAGTTGGGTGGGTGGAATGCATCAGTGTATTGCATTTGACATATTGCATCAAACTTTAATAAAAAGTTTCATAATGTTGAGttggaaaaaaagttattagtatgggtaattatttaattttttttacttatgtatttatttatttgaatgaaacctttatttattgaattattttgatgtttttgtcATAGGATACGGAATGTAGCAATCGAAGTTTGATGCAAAATTGATTGATATGAAATCAGAGTTTTCGGCGAGCAAGAAAATTGTTAGAAAATATTCAAGGGAAAAATGGACTCAAGCCTATGATGGTGGCAAACGATATGGCCATATGACTACTAATTTTGTTGAGTGTATGAATTTTGCTTTAAAAGGAGCACACACCTTGCCTATAATTGTCTCGGTGAAAGCAACATTTGAGAGAATAAAAGCATGTTCAGTTGAAAGAGGGATGCATGTATCCTCCATGTTACATGTGGGACACGGCTACCCGAAAAAGGTAGCTGTCATGTTGCAAGAAAATCGTTTTTGTGTTGAAATGCATCATGTGCAAAGGTATACTCGCGAAACATCTTAAGTTTGAGGTATAAGAGCTAGCAAATTCCCAATTAGGTTGACGAGCAATGACTAGTGTTAAACTAAATGAATGATAGTGTGACTATGGGGAATTTCAGGCATTGCGACTCCCTTGCTCTCATGTTATTGCAATTTGCTCCTCTTGCCACCAACAGACCGACTTGTTTGTTGACCTAACATACAAGTTGCATACCATTTACAAGATTTATGAACTTCAGTTTCACTCCCTTGGAAATAAGGATTATTGGTCTCAATACATGGATCCAAATTTTGTTCCTAATCTTGACAAACGATGATTTCTATCAGGCAGGTCAATTATTACTTGCATACATAATGAAATAGATGAATCAGTTTTAAGTAGGCCGAAGAAATATTCAGTGTGTCTAAATGAAGGTTATCATCATAGTAATTGTCCATATAGACAATGAATTATGTTGAATATTTTGTAATCTTTAATCtttcaaacataattaattattatatatcgtTCAACTTATAATTTTCATCCATATaccactttattttttatatattatttttctttctaaaaaaatcataaattctacgTAAAAATAAAacccatttaaaaaacataactaAAATCATGCAATAGAATACgatttcagttttttaaaagaaaaatttagaaataatgCCCTTCCCTTGCACacgattttaataataaaaaaaaaactaaactcatattttaacatatgattttaattcttacaaaagatatattttaaataaattaaaagtgaaatcttattttgaTATACAATTTCTTCATTgtaaaatcatatattaaaatacgatttatccattttagtaattttttttaaaaatatccatggtaattttttttaaaaaaaatcccattTTCGTAATTAAACCTCCCCATGTTAGTGTTTTGTTTTCTATCCAAAACCATTAGagttacgcactcaaattaaaattgtgagtctccattggacaacttgtttgtCAAAccattaaatcaattaattatttcttacaACTAACGTCATTACTTTTTTCAAGTATGGTCGGGTTTTCCTTTGGCAAGAAAAAGGTGCTTGCATTTTCCACGTAGCTTTGGCCCAAACAAAAAGTACTTACTATAACGAAATAACATGGTGCTATAGTCATAGCATCCAGGTAATgtataattaaatgaattttttatatgaataattttgtatagtatAATAACTAAGatgaaaaaagtaaataagTTTTTTGGGTGATCATTGTAACTTcacaagtttttaattttgaatactattttttttttattgttattacttTTCAAGTTTTAATCGTACAATGTGGTCCCTATGAAATAGTCCAAGAACaccaaaaattatgttaaccTGATCATGGGTAGACGGGACGATGGGCACACAAACCTAACAAAACCGCCTTTCGAATATATCACTAAAATCTTCACGTGTCGATGGTTTTTAAGAACTTGCTTGAATAACAGCTCATCTTTGAAAATACTCAAGATGCACTTTTCATAGATCATAATATAAAGGCTAAGTTCAGTACAGACGCAAGGAGGATATATGAAGTAAGGTGTCCATcaataacatttaattaaaaacaagtggctaaattttataaagtactatcataaattaaaagttgctacatgataatttttaaattcatataactttttatttctttccaaaattcacattatttagtagtttttaaaatgataaatcatATAATCTACCTTTTATTATACGATAAATATCTCATGTTTATATTCCCGAAACAGATTGGAAATTAAAGTTTTCAAGGACTAGCCACTTATGACTTAATAACTGAAAGTAGGAGGACTGGCACTTCTGCAAAATACTTTTCCTGATTTGGAGGAAACCGGGCCTTAAGTCCAAGAATAAGAGTTTAAATACGTATAGTAAGATAATGtaatatttacatttcaaattaGGTGTAGGAAGCAATTATGCCAGTGTGAAAAGCAACTATCCTTTTTGTTTTCCTCTTACGTAAGTCAATTTAGCCCATGCATATTTGAGGTAagaaaaccttttgtttttgttcaatttGGCGCATCTACCAAACTACACgtgttagaaaaataatttaagattaagattatcaaacttaaaataaaaaaataaaaactacacTATCAAACATGAATATCAAGTATCAACGATATAatatttctctgtttttttttttccagaaatattatatttcaaaataaaaaaattataagtagaGTATCTATCATGGATAATCGTTTAGATGagttatttatcataattttgaaagtcttataatttcacataaatttaaacattctacataaaattcatttcaaattaaggttgtaaaaaatgattaatttaattttgtgcttcctataatacttaaaaaatatgttatttataatataaatgtgtTAAATAATGGTGCTTATATAACTAAGGTGACCTCATTTGCTCCAGCagtgaagaaaaatattaaaaaattcatataagcACTCTCATAAGACATAGttaaattttcttctagaatactattatttaattaaaagccactttaaatataaaatttagaatatttattataaaaataattataattaaatatgttatatttaatgattaataataatataagtgATATCAgacttaatttctttaaataatgtttcaaattttaattttctgaaTGGGAAAAATATGACTAAGATAGGTGAGAACTTATTATAAGCaatcacaattaattttaataaaaattaatcagcaattgaaaaatattttgcatgGATAACACTGAAcaagaaaatacttttttttaagggttgaaaaaaaatacttaatccATTAATTAGTGTTTAATTTActtatttgctaaaaaaaagttttgaaggTCCGATTCCCCTGAAATTTGGAGGTTTCAGTTAACTCCTTCCGATGAGAGCCATGGAGGAGAAAGATTGGAATGATGACAGCCTCACCATGACCACCGTTTCTCAGCACTGTTTCCGCGATGATTCTGAAGCGCCAAGCTTCTACATCTCCATCATCGAGGTTCTTCACTTCCCAGTCCCACTACACTCTCCATGAATTTCCCAACCAACTAACAATTACTCTTCTTCTCGCAGAACATGAAGGACGAATATGGCCTATTCCTGTGGCCCTGCAGCGTAGTTCTCGCCGAGTATGTTTGGCAGCACAAACATCGATTTTCAGGAGCCAACGTTGTTGAGGTACCCTCTTATTTCAAATTCTTGTCTAATGTTATGTGCTCATTTATTATTctccattattttttcttattgtatTCATGCATCTAGGTGCTGGAACTTCCTTGCCTGACTTGGTTGCAGCAAAACTCGGTGCCTGTGTCACTCTTACCGATGACTCCACCAGATTAGAGGTATTACACTATTAccatccaatttttattttatatacttttataaAGCTTTCAAATAAACTGTTGTCAACCACCAAGCACGTGGATCAATTGGTACATGATTGTTTTGATTTAATCAGTCATCTTTAGTTTGAGTCCTGCCTTGGGTTTGCAGCTGTGTTGCGATGAATAATTGGGGAGAGCACTTACA encodes:
- the LOC100811819 gene encoding la-related protein 1C, which translates into the protein MAMTGNHSPRHSSDNHQSRRATRLPASSPWNQVVCGESEPVAAVPSSSTEDFPSAAAPVEDFSSSATESSDNGGAAKRPVWNKPSPNGAAAAAASEVRPEMDANSWPLPSESTRAATKSESLKGLLDGSSVPQSQGLGSMSSSSPSQREVSDNASTNSVVPARQKSTKHHSSNASSNGGHMQHSASQVSIAATGSRNSSPKDHTQRSGFASHDHPQQRNSFRNRNGGQHQRGDGSHHHNYGNRHDQDWNNNRTFGSRDTHVPPRVVPRFIRPPPPPNSAQFFHPSPMRPFGSPIGFHELAPQLVFVAAPPPPPDSLRGVPFVPPMPHHSLFFTGPDPQLHNKIVNQVDYYFSNENLVKDTFLRQNMDDQGWVPIKLIAGFNKVMHLTDNIQVILDAIRTSSVVEVQGDKIRRRNDWRRWIMHPPVQFSNATTIGVLNPDMLAEQVHNIALETSDYDGAGGPDVLPDTSRHRSTFRDLQLSTSEGPGPGQVGIQEAQITPFQEEIRAVNVL